GCCAATGGCGAGGTGCGCGCGCGGGATGTGATCGTTGCCACCAATGGCTATACCGGCGCGTTGACCCCGTGGATGCAACGGCGGGTGATCCCAATCGGCAGCTACATCATCGCCACAGAAGAATTACCAGAGAGCCTGATCGACGAGTTGTTCCCGACCGACCGGATCGCCAGCGATACCTGCAAAGTGCTCTATTATTACCGCGCTTCACCGGATCGGCGGCGTGTCCTGTTCGGCGGCCGCGTCTCTGCGGCGGAAACCGATACGTCGGTCAGCGCGCCGCTCTTGTTTGAAAGCATGACCCGCATTTTTCCGCAATTGAAGGACTGCGCAATTTCGCATTCCTGGCATGGCACGGTGGCCTACAGCTTCGATGAATTGGCGCATACCGGCGTTCACGACGGGGTGCATTACGCCATGGGCTATTGCGGGTCTGGTGTCTCGATGGCGGGGTATTTGGGCATGCGCACCGGCCAAAAGGTGCTGGGACTCGCCGAGGGCAAGACCGCCTTTGACGACGTGCCACACCCAACCCGCCCGCTTTATACAGGCAAGCCGTGGTTTCTTCCCGCAACGGTCGCTTGGTATCGCTGGATGGACAAGAGACAGACCCGGCGGGCGATGGTCGCGGATCCATCCTGACTTTGAACTTTCGCTGCACATGCCGAGCCAGCGAAACATGATAAAAATCGGCACGTACTGCCATTTCGCGGCATTCCAACAGGAGAAAAACAAGATGAGAAAGACATTTTCACTTACCGTCGCTGCCACGCTGCTTGCGAGCGGTGCTGTCGCTCAGGGCACGGAAATCACCATCGCTTCTTGGGGCGGGTCCTATCAGGACGCACAGAGCAAAGCCTTGTTCGAACCGGCTTCTGCGGCAACTGGGGTTACGGTCAAGCAGGAAACATATGGCGGGATGGCCGATGTCCGCCTGCAAGTTTCAACCGGGCAGGTGACGTTCGACATCGTGGCCAGTGGGTCCGGTTCTGCGGCGCGGGCCGGGGCAGAAGGGCTTTTGGAACCTCTGGATTACAACGTGATCGACGTGTCCAACTTTTATCCCAACCTCTATTCCGAGTATTGCGTCGGGGGCGATGTGTTCTCGACGGTCTATGCTTGGAACACCGACACCTATGGCGAGAACGGGCCGCAAAGCTGGGCGGATTTCTTTGACGCCGAGAAATTCCCCGGCTCGCGCGCCTATCGCGGTTCAGTTGCGGGCGCACTTGAACCGGCGCTGATGGCCGATGGCGTGCCGATGGATCAGGTTTATGAGGTGTTGAGTTCGGAAGAGGGGATCGAGCGCGCGCTCAACAAGATCCGCGAGCTGCGGCCCAATATCTCGGTTTTCTGGTCCTCTGGTGCGCAGCACGCCCAGTTGATGAAGGATGGCGAGGTCGACATGACCACTGGCTGGAATGGCCGCTTTGATACCGCTGCGGCGGATGGGGCCAAGGTAGATTACAGCTTCAATCAGGCGCTGCTGGATTACGACTGTTTCGCAATCCCCAAAGGTGCGCCGAACAAGGATGCAGCGATGCAGTTCCTCGCTGAAATCTCGAAACCCGAGTATCAGGACGATCTGCCGAAATACATCACCTACGGCCCGACCAACAAATCTGCCTATGACACAGGTGAGATCAGCGCAGAGGTTGCGGCCGGCCTGCCCTCCTCGCCCGAGAATGCGGCCATGCAATTGCCAATCTCTCTGGAATGGTATGCAAAATGGGAAACCGTCGCCGCCGAGATGTATCAGGAAATGCTGACTGAGTAACCAAAGCCCCAACACAAGACCAGACGGGCGCTACGGCGCCCGTCTGCGCCAATAGACCACTCGGAGGGCAGCAATTGACCAATACCGCCACAGAAGCGCTGCCGATATCGGTGCAGAACGTCACCAAGACCTACGGAGCGGTGCATGCCCTCGACGATGTGTCGCTAGAGGTCAAAAGCGGTGAGTTTCTGACACTTCTGGGGCCGTCTGGGTCTGGCAAGACAACGCTTTTGATGGTGCTTGCGGGATTTACCCGGCCCGATTGCGGCAGTCTCAAGTTTGGCGACCGCGAAGTTATCCGCACCCCGCCACATCTGCGCGAGGTCGGCATGACCTTTCAGAGCTATGCGCTTTTCCCGCATATGACCGTAGCGGGCAATGTGGGCTATCCCTTGCGTCTGCGCAAACGCCCCAAGGCAGAGATCGCGGAACGGGTCGAGCGGGCGCTGGAAACGGTGCAGCTTGGCGGCTATGGCAATCGTCGCGTCGACCAGCTCTCTGGTGGGCAAAAGCAACGAGTCGCGGTGGCGCGCGCCATTGTGTTTGAACCCCGCATCCTGTTGATGGATGAACCGCTATCCGCGCTCGACAAGAAACTGCGCGACCAGATGCAGATCGAGTTGCGGCATCTGCACGAACAGCTTGGCATGACCACGGTCTATGTCACCCATGACCAGCGCGAGGCGCTGACCATGTCCGATCGGATCGCCGTGGTGAACCATGGGCGCATCATGCAGCTCTCAACCCCCCGCGATCTCTATGAACACCCCGCAAATCGGTTTGTGGCGGATTTCATCGGCGATTCCACGTTTCTGAGGGTGAACCGTTTGGGCGCTGACGTGACCTTTGGCGGGGTGCCGCTGATCCATGCAGGCCCCTTGCCCGACACGCCCGAACTTCAACTGATGATCCGCCCCGAACGCATCGTGCTCTCTTCGGGTGGACCGCGTGAGGGGGCCAATAATTTTGCCGCCACCGCGACCGATGTGGTCTATCAGGGCGACAGCTTCTTGCTGCACGCGCGGTTGGACACGGGCGAAATGGTGGCTTTGCGCGGAGCGGTGCGCGGCAGCAATGCAACGTCCCTGCCCCAGCTTGGTGACCGCGTGACCCTGACCTTGGCACCCGAAGACACAGTGTTGATCGACGGAAGCCAAACATGAGCATGCAGACAGCGCCCCTCAATGCCGCTGGGCTGCGCCGTGACGAGCGGTTAGAGCGGCTGACGCTTTTTGGTCTGAGTTCACCGGCAATCCTGCTTATTCTCGTGGTGCTGGTCATTCCCGTGGGCTGGTTGTTCTATGTCTCGTTCATCGGGGCAAACGGGCAATTCTCGCTTGAGAATTACGAGCGCATGATCAGCCGCCGCTCTTATCTGCGCATTTTCATCACCACCTTTCAGGTCAGCCTGTTGACCACCGGGCTGTGCATCCTGATCGGCTATCCCTTTGCCTATTTCATGTCGCAGCTGCCAAGCCGCCTTGCAAATCTGTGCCTGATTACCGTGCTCTTGCCGTTCTGGACCTCACTTTTGGTGCGGACCTATGCGTGGCTGGTGCTGTTGCAGAAACAGGGATTGATCAACAATTGGGCCATCTCGCTTGGCCTCTGGGATGAACCACTCAAGATCGTTCACAACATGACCGGCACGTTGATCGGCATGGTGCATATCATGCTGCCATTTCTCATCCTGCCAGTTTACGGCGCGATGAAGGCGATTGACCGCGATTACCTCAAGGCGGCGGCCAACCTTGGGGCAAGCCCACGGGTGGCGTTTTGGACGGTCTTTTTTCCACTCACCGCGCCGGGGCTTTTTGCCGGGGCGCTGATGGTGTTCATCCTCTGCCTTGGCTTCTTTGTCACCCCGGCGGTGCTGGGCGGGGGCAAGGTGATTATGGTGTCGATGCAGATCGTCTCGAACATCGAGTTATTCGTGAATTGGGGCGCGGCCAGTGCCTTGGGCGTGGTGCTGCTGATCCTGACTGTGGCGATCCTCTGGGTCGCATCCCGGTTTCTGAACCTCGACCGGATGACCGGAGGCGGGCACTGATGCGCAACTGGCTCAATTCCCCGGCGACCGACACGCAAGTCACCCATGGCCAACGCCTGTGGCTCTATGTCTTTGCGGTGATCGTGATGATCTTGCTAGTCACGCCCACATTGATCGTGATCCCGATGTCCTTTTCGGACAGTCAATATCTGGAGTTTCCACCCGAGGTCTGGTCAACCCGCTGGTATGATAATTTCTTTGGCTCAAGCGAATGGATGCAGGCGGCGCGGACCTCTTTTCAGACGGCCTTTCTGACCATGATCGTGGCGACGCCGATTGGGGTTCTGGCGGCCTATGGGCTGCATAGCTCTCGGTTTGCCTTTGTCAGGGTTGCCTTTGTCCTGATGATCACACCGATGATGGTGCCGCTGGTGCTGGTGGCGATTGGGGCGTTCTACGCCTATGTGAAGCTCAATCTTCTTTACACCATAACCGGATTGGTTCTGGCCCATACCGTGCTAGCGCTGCCGCTGGTGGCGATCGTCACCGGCTCCGCCCTCAAAGGTTACGACATGAGCCAAGAACAGGCCGCCCGCAGCCTAGGTGCCCCGCGCTGGAAGGCATTTCTTACCGTGACCCTGCCGCAGATTCGGTTTGCGGTGGTCACGAGCGCGCTTTTGGCCTTCCTCACCTCGTTTGACGAGGTTGTGGTGGCAATGTTCATTTCTGGCGGCGACAACCCAACCTTGACACGCAACATGTTCAACGCGCTGCGCGATCAGATTGACCCGACCATTGCGGCCATTTCGACGATCATGATCCTTGTGACCACCGTGATGATGGTGCTGGTGCAAGTATTCGGCCAAGACAAGAAACACTGACACGCGCGCAGCGTCACATAGCGATACCGACAAGAACCTTTGGAGACCCAAATGATCGACCTCAAGACGTATCAAAGCCTCGCCACTCAGCCGGTTGGCGCCTTTGCCCCGAAACCGACCAGCCTCACACCGGGACAAGAGGAAGCCTCGGCGCAACTCTGGGCCTCTGCCGATGGCCATACGAAGATTGGCGTTTGGGAATGCACGCCGGGGCATTTCACCGCCGACCGCACCGCAATGGGCGAATATTGCCATATCATCTCTGGCCGCGCCTCGGTCACGAATGCCGATGGGCAGGGAACGCGCGATATCGGTCCGGGTGATCTACTTGTCTTGCCGCAGGGATGGACCGGCGAATGGGTGATCCACGAGCATATGCGCAAGCTCTATATCCTCAGCGCATCCCCCACCCTCTGAGGCGTGGAGGCGTTGCTTGTCTGCACGTCTGGCCCGGCTTCAATCGCCGGGCCAGATAAAAGGATGACCCGTATTACCAGGAATTATACCCCAGAAACTTGCCCGACATCTCAACCTTGACGCGGTCCCCCTTGGGGTTTGCGACACGGGTGATCTTCATGTCGAAATCAATCGCCGACATGATACCGTCGCCAAACTCTTCTTGGATCAACGCCTTCATCGTGGGGCCGTAAACGCCCACAATCTCGTAGAGGCGGTAGATACACGGGTCTGTTGGCACCGCTTGTTCCCAGATCTTGGTCGGATACTCCTCCAGCACCGAAACCGCCTCCTCCGGCAGATCCAGCAACGCAACGAGCGCCTCGGCCTTGGCCTTGGGCATGGTGTTCATGCCCATGCAGGCCGAATGGGTCCAGACGGGCGACATGCCGATGCCCTCAGCAATCTCTTCCCATTTCATCCCGGTCTTTTTCTTCGCGATCAGGATCAGGGTGGTTACATCCTCCTTGGTCATCAGCGCGGGCATAGTCACAGTGTCTTTCATAGTGTCCTCCATTCGTTTGATCTCAGGTGAAAATTGGTGTCACAGGTTCACGGCGCGTAGCCGCAGGGCCTCGCCGGTCTCGTCTTCGGGTCGTGCGTGGTCAATCCGCACAGTCTCGGGCGTCTGTGCCGCGCCGTCGGATACCTGCCCCGCCAATTCCTTGGACCGCTTGCCAAGGAACTGCACCAGATGGTTGCGGATCGGGTAGTAGTTGGGATGTTCCACGATCTCGGTCCGGTTGCGTGGGCGCGGGATCGTGATCTCGACCGATTCCGCCACACGGGCAAAGGGACCGTTGGTCATGAGCAGGATACGATCTGCCAGAAGGATCGCCTCGTCGATGTCATGGGTGATCATAAACACGGTCTGCCCGGTGCCGCCCCATATCTTGAGCAACTCATCCTGAATGGTCCCCCGCGTCAGCGCATCGAGCGCGCCAAACGGTTCATCCAGCAACAAGAGCTTGGGATGATTGGCAAAGGCGCGGGCAATCGACACCCGCTGCCGCATGCCCCCCGACAATTGGCTGGGCTTGCGGTGGATCACGTCGCCCTCAAGCCCGACCATCGCCAGATACTCGCGGGAATGGTCCAGCACCTTGGCCTTGGACCAATCCGGATGCCGCGCGGCGACCCCAAAGCTCACGTTTTTGAGTGTGCTCAGCCAAGGCAGCAGGGAATAGTTCTGAAACACCACGCCCCGATCAAGGCTGGGGCCCGACACCTCGAACCCATCCATCTTGACCACACCGCTTGTCGGCTCTGCAAGGCCCGCAAGAATGTTCATGATGGTGGACTTGCCACAGCCCGAATGCCCAAGGATACAAACGAATTCACCCTTCTCAACCCCGAAGGTCGCGTTTTCAAAAACGGTCATCGTGCCGCCTTGGCCATCCGGATAACACTGGGTCAGGTTCTCAATCGACAGAAACGGTTTGTTCATCTCACGGCTCCTTATTCCGCATAGGCCACGGCGCGCTGGAGCGTGGCAAAGGCCGCATCCAGCATCATGCCGACAATGCCGATCATCAGGATCGAAAAGATGACCGAGGTCAGATCAAGATTGTTCCACTCGTTCCAGACGTAATACCCGATACCCGTCCCCCCCACGAGCATCTCGGCGGCGACGATGACAAGCCACGCGATGCCGATAGAGATACGCATGCCGGTCACGATGGTCGGTGCGGCCGCAGGCAGGATCACCGTAAAGGCGGTCTTGAAATGCCCCAGTTCATGCGTCCGTGCGACATTAACCC
The nucleotide sequence above comes from Roseovarius mucosus. Encoded proteins:
- a CDS encoding ABC transporter permease; protein product: MSMQTAPLNAAGLRRDERLERLTLFGLSSPAILLILVVLVIPVGWLFYVSFIGANGQFSLENYERMISRRSYLRIFITTFQVSLLTTGLCILIGYPFAYFMSQLPSRLANLCLITVLLPFWTSLLVRTYAWLVLLQKQGLINNWAISLGLWDEPLKIVHNMTGTLIGMVHIMLPFLILPVYGAMKAIDRDYLKAAANLGASPRVAFWTVFFPLTAPGLFAGALMVFILCLGFFVTPAVLGGGKVIMVSMQIVSNIELFVNWGAASALGVVLLILTVAILWVASRFLNLDRMTGGGH
- a CDS encoding polyamine ABC transporter substrate-binding protein encodes the protein MRKTFSLTVAATLLASGAVAQGTEITIASWGGSYQDAQSKALFEPASAATGVTVKQETYGGMADVRLQVSTGQVTFDIVASGSGSAARAGAEGLLEPLDYNVIDVSNFYPNLYSEYCVGGDVFSTVYAWNTDTYGENGPQSWADFFDAEKFPGSRAYRGSVAGALEPALMADGVPMDQVYEVLSSEEGIERALNKIRELRPNISVFWSSGAQHAQLMKDGEVDMTTGWNGRFDTAAADGAKVDYSFNQALLDYDCFAIPKGAPNKDAAMQFLAEISKPEYQDDLPKYITYGPTNKSAYDTGEISAEVAAGLPSSPENAAMQLPISLEWYAKWETVAAEMYQEMLTE
- a CDS encoding ABC transporter ATP-binding protein, translating into MNKPFLSIENLTQCYPDGQGGTMTVFENATFGVEKGEFVCILGHSGCGKSTIMNILAGLAEPTSGVVKMDGFEVSGPSLDRGVVFQNYSLLPWLSTLKNVSFGVAARHPDWSKAKVLDHSREYLAMVGLEGDVIHRKPSQLSGGMRQRVSIARAFANHPKLLLLDEPFGALDALTRGTIQDELLKIWGGTGQTVFMITHDIDEAILLADRILLMTNGPFARVAESVEITIPRPRNRTEIVEHPNYYPIRNHLVQFLGKRSKELAGQVSDGAAQTPETVRIDHARPEDETGEALRLRAVNL
- a CDS encoding cupin domain-containing protein, which gives rise to MIDLKTYQSLATQPVGAFAPKPTSLTPGQEEASAQLWASADGHTKIGVWECTPGHFTADRTAMGEYCHIISGRASVTNADGQGTRDIGPGDLLVLPQGWTGEWVIHEHMRKLYILSASPTL
- a CDS encoding NAD(P)/FAD-dependent oxidoreductase, whose protein sequence is MPVLPVDPPRDADVLIVGSGYTGLSAAIATACGGRKTVVIDAEAAGFGCSTRNGGQISTSVKPSLEKLTAKFGAQKARALRGEGERALKWIGEFIDQEGIACDFKRVGRFHAAHTPAHYEMLVRDAEQMQKGEGIESFAVPRAEQHREMGTDFYHGGVVFTKHCALHPAKYHRGLLMAALNAGVEVVAHCPVGKIENTGSGFRVQTANGEVRARDVIVATNGYTGALTPWMQRRVIPIGSYIIATEELPESLIDELFPTDRIASDTCKVLYYYRASPDRRRVLFGGRVSAAETDTSVSAPLLFESMTRIFPQLKDCAISHSWHGTVAYSFDELAHTGVHDGVHYAMGYCGSGVSMAGYLGMRTGQKVLGLAEGKTAFDDVPHPTRPLYTGKPWFLPATVAWYRWMDKRQTRRAMVADPS
- a CDS encoding ABC transporter permease, which gives rise to MRNWLNSPATDTQVTHGQRLWLYVFAVIVMILLVTPTLIVIPMSFSDSQYLEFPPEVWSTRWYDNFFGSSEWMQAARTSFQTAFLTMIVATPIGVLAAYGLHSSRFAFVRVAFVLMITPMMVPLVLVAIGAFYAYVKLNLLYTITGLVLAHTVLALPLVAIVTGSALKGYDMSQEQAARSLGAPRWKAFLTVTLPQIRFAVVTSALLAFLTSFDEVVVAMFISGGDNPTLTRNMFNALRDQIDPTIAAISTIMILVTTVMMVLVQVFGQDKKH
- a CDS encoding ABC transporter ATP-binding protein — translated: MTNTATEALPISVQNVTKTYGAVHALDDVSLEVKSGEFLTLLGPSGSGKTTLLMVLAGFTRPDCGSLKFGDREVIRTPPHLREVGMTFQSYALFPHMTVAGNVGYPLRLRKRPKAEIAERVERALETVQLGGYGNRRVDQLSGGQKQRVAVARAIVFEPRILLMDEPLSALDKKLRDQMQIELRHLHEQLGMTTVYVTHDQREALTMSDRIAVVNHGRIMQLSTPRDLYEHPANRFVADFIGDSTFLRVNRLGADVTFGGVPLIHAGPLPDTPELQLMIRPERIVLSSGGPREGANNFAATATDVVYQGDSFLLHARLDTGEMVALRGAVRGSNATSLPQLGDRVTLTLAPEDTVLIDGSQT
- the cynS gene encoding cyanase, encoding MEDTMKDTVTMPALMTKEDVTTLILIAKKKTGMKWEEIAEGIGMSPVWTHSACMGMNTMPKAKAEALVALLDLPEEAVSVLEEYPTKIWEQAVPTDPCIYRLYEIVGVYGPTMKALIQEEFGDGIMSAIDFDMKITRVANPKGDRVKVEMSGKFLGYNSW